The proteins below come from a single Salinilacihabitans rarus genomic window:
- a CDS encoding FaeA/PapI family transcriptional regulator → MTSGRGRHGRGKKRRRRGRRNRKRDEDGQFVRTIESDDVLAVFEAVDGPVVTTTDVSDVLGITTEAARQKLNRLVAEGELRRRKTGRTVVYWRVTDRDE, encoded by the coding sequence ATGACATCCGGACGCGGACGGCACGGCCGGGGGAAGAAGCGCCGGCGTCGCGGACGTCGGAACCGAAAGCGCGACGAAGACGGGCAGTTCGTCCGGACGATCGAGTCCGACGACGTACTCGCCGTCTTCGAGGCCGTCGACGGACCGGTCGTGACGACGACCGACGTCTCCGACGTCCTCGGGATCACGACGGAAGCCGCGCGCCAGAAGCTCAACCGGCTCGTCGCCGAGGGCGAGTTACGACGCCGGAAGACCGGGCGGACGGTCGTCTACTGGCGGGTGACCGACCGTGACGAGTAG
- a CDS encoding ABC transporter permease: MSRDADPDEREAHPDGGYGTTAGVATASTTDSSTGLRGALIVAESEYRLAVRNRWAVALTGIFAAFALGLTTFSGAEVSPDGFARTVASLATLAVYLVPLVALAFGYDAIVGREESGWLGALFALPIPRAAVVVGAFLGRAVVLAGATVLGFGIAGAFLLREFGLAGFDAYVGFLLAAAGLGLAFLALAVLLSAVAREKAHALGLSLLAWAWFVLVHDLLALGLIAAFSLPDAALSAMLVANPASVFRTLVLGGLGAAGDAGFAAALAEVGLSTGALAAALLAWIVAPIALAAVAVRKRSV; encoded by the coding sequence GTGAGCCGCGACGCCGACCCCGACGAGCGCGAGGCCCACCCCGACGGCGGCTACGGGACGACCGCCGGAGTCGCGACCGCCTCGACGACGGACTCCTCGACCGGGCTGCGCGGGGCGCTTATCGTCGCCGAGTCCGAGTACCGGCTGGCGGTGCGCAACCGGTGGGCGGTCGCGCTGACCGGCATCTTCGCCGCGTTCGCGCTCGGGCTGACGACGTTCAGCGGGGCGGAGGTGAGCCCCGACGGCTTCGCGCGGACGGTCGCGAGCCTCGCGACGCTTGCGGTCTACCTCGTGCCGCTCGTGGCGCTGGCGTTCGGCTACGACGCCATCGTCGGCCGCGAGGAGAGCGGCTGGCTCGGGGCGCTGTTCGCGCTGCCGATCCCGCGGGCGGCGGTCGTCGTCGGCGCCTTCCTCGGCCGGGCGGTCGTCCTCGCGGGGGCGACCGTGCTCGGCTTCGGGATCGCCGGCGCGTTCCTCCTCCGGGAGTTCGGCCTCGCGGGGTTCGACGCCTACGTCGGCTTCCTGCTGGCCGCGGCCGGCCTCGGGCTGGCGTTTCTCGCGCTCGCCGTCCTCCTGTCGGCGGTCGCCCGCGAGAAGGCCCACGCGCTGGGGCTCTCGCTGCTCGCGTGGGCGTGGTTCGTCCTCGTCCACGACCTGCTCGCGCTGGGGCTGATCGCGGCGTTCTCGCTGCCCGACGCCGCGCTGTCGGCGATGCTGGTCGCCAACCCCGCGAGCGTCTTCCGGACGCTCGTCCTCGGCGGCCTCGGCGCCGCCGGCGACGCCGGCTTCGCCGCGGCGCTCGCCGAGGTCGGCCTCTCGACGGGCGCGCTCGCTGCCGCGTTGCTCGCGTGGATCGTCGCACCTATCGCCCTCGCCGCCGTAGCTGTCCGAAAGCGTAGCGTATGA
- a CDS encoding cysteine hydrolase family protein, whose amino-acid sequence MNLDPDSTAVVVVDMQNGFCHPDGSLHAPGSEAAIEPIAEFVARAREAGVQIVFTRDVHPPEQFEDAHYYDEFERWGEHVLEGSWEAEIVAELDVHEEDHVVEKHTYDAFQKTEFEGWLNARGIRDLLFVGTLANVCVLHTAGSAGLRDFRPLLVEDCIGHIEEDHKEYALDHADWLFGEVIESDDVEFV is encoded by the coding sequence ATGAACCTCGACCCAGACAGCACCGCGGTCGTCGTCGTCGACATGCAAAACGGCTTCTGTCACCCCGACGGCTCGCTGCACGCGCCGGGCAGCGAGGCCGCCATCGAACCGATCGCCGAGTTCGTCGCCCGGGCCCGCGAGGCCGGCGTGCAGATCGTCTTCACCCGCGACGTCCACCCGCCGGAGCAGTTCGAGGACGCCCACTACTACGACGAGTTCGAGCGCTGGGGCGAGCACGTCCTCGAAGGGTCGTGGGAGGCCGAGATCGTCGCGGAACTCGACGTGCACGAGGAGGACCACGTCGTCGAGAAGCACACCTACGACGCCTTCCAGAAGACGGAGTTCGAGGGGTGGCTGAACGCCCGCGGCATCAGGGACCTCCTCTTCGTCGGCACGCTCGCGAACGTCTGCGTGCTCCACACCGCCGGCAGCGCGGGCCTGCGGGACTTCCGCCCGTTGCTCGTCGAGGACTGCATCGGCCACATCGAGGAGGACCACAAGGAGTACGCTCTGGACCACGCCGACTGGCTGTTCGGCGAGGTGATCGAGAGCGACGACGTCGAGTTCGTCTGA
- a CDS encoding nicotinate phosphoribosyltransferase: MSNPFGTVPAEAILDGRATDAYFERTRATLEHAGKNPRVVAEVTADQFPTGEFEVLAGVEDLATLLEGRDVDVDAIPEGRLFDGGPVARIEGRYLEFAELETSLLGFLSQASGFATAALEARLAAPDSLVLSFGARHVHPSIASVVERSALLAGLDGFSHVAAGEIIGREAGGTMPHALLLCFGEGEQAAAFRAFDEAVPEDTPRIALCDTFWDEKSETLLAAETLDDLDGVRLDTTGSRRGDFRHIVREVRWELDARGYEDVDVFCSGGLGPEELRELRDVADGFGVGSAVTAADPVDFALDIVAVEGEPVAKRGKLSGTKEVYRTADGGHHVGLAGRDGPADAETLLEPLIRDGEVVREFDLEAASERCLADAEAVGFGGAD; this comes from the coding sequence ATGTCGAATCCCTTCGGAACCGTGCCGGCCGAGGCGATCCTCGACGGTCGCGCGACCGACGCCTACTTCGAGCGCACGCGCGCGACCCTCGAACACGCCGGGAAGAACCCTCGCGTCGTCGCCGAGGTGACCGCCGACCAGTTCCCCACCGGCGAGTTCGAGGTCCTCGCGGGCGTCGAGGACCTCGCGACGCTGCTCGAAGGTCGCGACGTCGACGTCGACGCGATCCCCGAGGGACGGCTGTTCGACGGCGGCCCCGTCGCCCGGATCGAGGGCCGGTACCTCGAGTTCGCCGAACTCGAGACGTCGCTTCTCGGCTTCCTCTCGCAGGCCAGCGGCTTCGCGACCGCCGCGCTGGAGGCGCGGCTTGCGGCGCCGGACTCGCTCGTGCTCTCGTTCGGCGCCCGCCACGTCCACCCGTCGATCGCGTCGGTCGTCGAGCGCTCGGCCCTGCTTGCCGGCCTCGACGGCTTCTCGCACGTCGCCGCGGGCGAGATCATCGGGCGCGAGGCCGGCGGGACGATGCCCCACGCCCTCCTGCTGTGTTTCGGCGAGGGCGAGCAGGCCGCGGCGTTCCGCGCGTTCGACGAGGCCGTCCCCGAGGACACCCCGCGGATCGCCCTCTGTGACACGTTCTGGGACGAGAAGTCGGAGACGCTGCTCGCGGCCGAGACCCTCGACGACCTCGACGGGGTGCGCCTCGATACCACCGGCTCGCGCCGGGGCGACTTCCGGCACATCGTCCGGGAGGTGCGCTGGGAACTCGACGCGCGCGGCTACGAGGACGTGGACGTCTTCTGCTCGGGCGGGCTGGGTCCCGAGGAACTCCGCGAGTTGCGCGACGTCGCCGACGGCTTCGGCGTCGGGAGCGCCGTCACGGCCGCCGACCCGGTCGACTTCGCGCTCGACATCGTCGCGGTCGAGGGCGAACCGGTCGCCAAGCGGGGCAAGCTCTCGGGGACGAAGGAGGTCTACCGGACCGCCGACGGCGGCCACCACGTCGGCCTCGCCGGCCGGGACGGTCCCGCGGACGCCGAGACGCTGCTCGAACCGCTGATTCGCGACGGCGAGGTCGTCCGCGAGTTCGACCTCGAAGCGGCGAGCGAGCGCTGTCTCGCCGACGCGGAGGCGGTCGGGTTCGGCGGGGCGGACTGA
- a CDS encoding nitrous oxide reductase accessory protein NosL gives MLGAAVLAGATVAGCLGDDGGDEPSAEPIALTGGLTCDVCGMVIEETFGPAGQIFYADGKPEDRDGPARFDSVAELVVSLAERERTGWEPRDVFVTDYSRVEYEVVEQGGGQYVANPVGADTFADATDCHYVVDSDVEGAMGPELHPFGERGDAEEFAGEYGGEVKAWDELSPADGAR, from the coding sequence TTGCTCGGGGCCGCGGTCCTCGCGGGCGCGACGGTCGCCGGCTGTCTCGGCGACGACGGTGGAGACGAACCGTCCGCCGAACCGATCGCCCTGACGGGCGGGCTGACCTGCGACGTCTGCGGGATGGTGATCGAGGAGACGTTCGGCCCCGCGGGACAGATCTTCTACGCCGACGGGAAACCCGAGGACCGCGACGGCCCCGCGCGGTTCGACAGCGTCGCCGAACTCGTCGTCTCGCTGGCCGAACGCGAGCGAACCGGCTGGGAGCCCCGCGACGTCTTCGTCACCGACTACTCGCGCGTCGAGTACGAGGTGGTCGAGCAGGGCGGCGGGCAATACGTCGCGAACCCCGTCGGCGCGGACACCTTCGCGGACGCGACCGACTGCCACTACGTCGTCGACAGCGACGTCGAGGGCGCGATGGGGCCCGAACTCCACCCGTTCGGCGAGCGCGGCGACGCCGAGGAGTTCGCCGGCGAGTACGGCGGCGAGGTCAAAGCGTGGGACGAGCTATCGCCGGCCGACGGCGCCCGCTGA
- a CDS encoding Hvo_1808 family surface protein, giving the protein MAGARPARRVGPAALALAALLVLSGCAAPVAGPDALAADRDRGHVGGYAPDDDLDVDASDGLTAAELEAVKYRSMARIEVLRGLKFAEDVEIEVITREAYRERRGERGPASPFTNELWRGAFVVDGETDVDAALEEVYGDAVVGYYRSGEIVIVADDPDGVVVDRRTLVHELVHALQDQRFGLDRRGSTLDERRAETGVFEGEADYVAHLYDRRCGDEWECLPEVEPAPRDPERRPFNAGLFLSIYAPYAEGPSFVAHHRERGGWDAVDALHEDRPRSTSQVIHPERYPDDGPREVAVEDRSTDAWEPFADGDGGARTETVGEATLFAALWVNGAVDRPLTAGGTALSPYDYSDPATDGWAGDSFVAYHASDDENRTGHVWALEFETDADAAEFADAYREVVENAGGEAVDGDAYRVADGRAFEGAYRIDVDGDRVTVVGAPTVDDLGAIRPEGAAPALEGPAAAAPTATAPSSPPSAAAP; this is encoded by the coding sequence ATGGCGGGCGCGCGACCGGCCCGTCGGGTCGGCCCCGCGGCGCTCGCGCTCGCGGCGCTGCTCGTCCTCTCGGGCTGTGCCGCGCCCGTCGCCGGGCCGGACGCGCTCGCCGCGGACCGCGACCGCGGTCACGTGGGCGGCTACGCCCCCGACGACGACCTCGACGTCGACGCGAGCGACGGCCTCACCGCGGCCGAACTCGAAGCCGTGAAGTACCGCTCGATGGCCCGGATCGAGGTGCTCCGCGGGCTGAAGTTCGCGGAGGACGTCGAGATCGAAGTGATCACGCGCGAGGCGTACCGCGAGCGCCGCGGCGAGCGCGGGCCGGCGAGCCCCTTCACGAACGAACTCTGGCGCGGCGCGTTCGTCGTCGACGGCGAGACGGACGTCGACGCCGCCCTCGAGGAGGTCTACGGCGACGCCGTCGTCGGCTACTACCGGTCGGGCGAGATCGTGATCGTCGCCGACGACCCCGACGGGGTCGTCGTCGACCGGCGGACGCTGGTCCACGAACTCGTCCACGCGCTCCAGGACCAGCGGTTCGGCCTCGACCGCCGGGGGTCGACGCTCGACGAACGTCGCGCCGAGACCGGCGTGTTCGAGGGTGAGGCCGACTACGTGGCCCACCTGTACGACCGGCGCTGCGGGGACGAGTGGGAGTGTCTGCCCGAGGTCGAACCCGCGCCGCGAGACCCCGAGCGACGGCCGTTCAACGCGGGGCTGTTCCTCTCGATCTACGCGCCGTACGCCGAGGGGCCGTCGTTCGTCGCCCACCACCGCGAGCGGGGTGGCTGGGACGCCGTCGACGCCCTCCACGAGGACCGGCCACGGAGCACGAGCCAGGTGATCCACCCCGAGCGCTACCCCGACGACGGTCCCCGCGAGGTCGCCGTCGAGGACCGCTCGACGGACGCGTGGGAGCCGTTCGCCGACGGCGACGGCGGAGCGCGGACGGAGACGGTCGGCGAGGCGACGCTGTTCGCCGCGCTGTGGGTCAACGGCGCGGTCGACCGGCCGCTGACCGCGGGCGGGACGGCCCTCTCGCCGTACGACTACTCGGACCCGGCGACCGACGGCTGGGCCGGCGACTCGTTCGTCGCCTACCACGCGAGCGACGACGAGAACCGGACGGGGCACGTCTGGGCGCTGGAGTTCGAGACGGACGCGGACGCCGCCGAGTTCGCCGACGCCTACCGCGAGGTGGTCGAGAACGCCGGCGGCGAGGCGGTCGACGGCGACGCCTACCGGGTCGCCGACGGCCGGGCGTTCGAGGGGGCCTACCGCATCGACGTCGACGGCGACCGGGTGACGGTCGTCGGCGCGCCGACGGTCGACGACCTCGGGGCGATCCGGCCGGAAGGGGCGGCCCCGGCGCTCGAAGGGCCCGCGGCGGCCGCTCCGACGGCGACGGCCCCCTCGTCGCCACCGTCGGCCGCGGCCCCGTAA
- the nosD gene encoding nitrous oxide reductase family maturation protein NosD: MTEGWFAALAAAALVFSLAGAVVAAGDGGTEDRAVEWRPDVPDVDDAEAPAEDGVATVDGREFDSAQAAVDAADAGETVVLEGRFDERVVVETPGLTLAAAAADGALLDGGGEGTVLVVRAANVTVDGLWIRNSGYDRTEDDAGVRVNGSDATLSNLRLTEVAFGVWIGDTTGVTVAESTVVGREDVDVEERGNGIHLWETEDAELRDNYVTTVRDGIYYSWATDVYATGNVLWDLRYGVHYMYSDGNRLDGNVAFDNDVGFALMVSENLVLEDNVAVRNDGRSAHGILVKDVEDSEIRDNAVVANGDGFYVYNAQDNVVADNLVLENERGVHVTAGSRGELVTGNSFIANDEAAYATTTAQVAWNDSEGGNYWSDARAVDLDGDGTSEIRHRPAGTVERLVYEQPRATAFAESPAFDAVRLAESSFPVVESPGVIDHRPLVEPPHEDWRDYYGDHDH, encoded by the coding sequence GTGACCGAGGGGTGGTTCGCCGCGCTGGCCGCGGCGGCGCTCGTCTTCTCGCTCGCCGGTGCCGTGGTCGCCGCCGGCGACGGCGGCACCGAGGACCGCGCCGTCGAGTGGCGGCCCGACGTGCCGGACGTCGACGACGCCGAGGCACCCGCGGAGGACGGCGTCGCGACGGTCGACGGCCGCGAGTTCGACTCCGCGCAGGCGGCCGTCGACGCCGCGGACGCGGGCGAGACGGTCGTTCTGGAGGGGCGGTTCGACGAGCGCGTGGTCGTCGAGACGCCCGGCCTGACCCTCGCCGCGGCCGCGGCCGACGGCGCGCTGCTCGACGGCGGCGGCGAGGGGACCGTCCTCGTCGTGCGCGCGGCGAACGTGACCGTCGACGGCCTCTGGATCCGCAACTCCGGCTACGACCGCACCGAGGACGACGCCGGCGTCCGGGTGAACGGCTCGGACGCGACGCTCTCGAACCTCCGGCTGACGGAGGTCGCCTTCGGCGTCTGGATCGGCGACACGACCGGCGTCACCGTCGCGGAGTCGACGGTCGTCGGCCGCGAGGACGTCGACGTCGAGGAGCGGGGCAACGGCATCCACCTCTGGGAGACCGAGGACGCCGAGTTGCGCGACAACTACGTCACGACGGTCCGCGACGGGATCTACTACTCGTGGGCGACGGACGTCTACGCGACGGGGAACGTCCTCTGGGACCTGCGCTACGGCGTCCACTACATGTACTCGGACGGGAACCGCCTCGACGGCAACGTCGCCTTCGACAACGACGTCGGCTTCGCGCTGATGGTCTCGGAGAACCTCGTCCTCGAGGACAACGTCGCGGTGCGAAACGACGGCAGGAGCGCCCACGGCATCCTCGTCAAGGACGTCGAGGACAGCGAGATCCGCGACAACGCGGTCGTCGCCAACGGCGACGGCTTCTACGTCTACAACGCCCAGGACAACGTCGTCGCGGACAACCTCGTCCTCGAAAACGAGCGGGGGGTCCACGTGACCGCCGGCAGCCGGGGCGAACTCGTGACGGGCAACAGCTTCATCGCGAACGACGAGGCGGCGTACGCGACGACGACCGCGCAGGTCGCCTGGAACGACTCCGAGGGCGGCAACTACTGGTCCGACGCGCGCGCGGTCGACCTCGACGGCGACGGGACGAGCGAGATCCGACACCGCCCCGCCGGGACCGTCGAACGGCTGGTCTACGAGCAGCCGCGGGCGACGGCGTTCGCCGAGAGCCCGGCGTTCGACGCCGTCCGACTGGCCGAGAGTTCGTTCCCGGTCGTCGAGTCGCCGGGCGTCATCGACCACCGCCCGCTCGTCGAGCCACCCCACGAGGACTGGAGAGACTACTATGGAGATCACGATCACTGA
- a CDS encoding ABC transporter ATP-binding protein gives MEITITDVRKRYGDVVALDGPSFTVPSGSTFGVLGTNGAGKTTLFELLVGHDAPDEGRIEVGGLDVERAGHRVRERVGFLPEHAGFPAAMTGREVLSVHARIRGVAGHEARIDEVLDVVGLTEAADRAVSGYSNGMGRRLGLAAALLSNPPVLVLDEPTAGLDPRGVAAFHEVVERIDRETDATVVLSSHALGEVERLCDEVAILQDGRLRARGTVDDLAAAAADRVTVRLRPAGDRAALLDAVRGGERPVEVDAGERTIEVACDREDALGVVSSLDDDLVAGFEVREPGLETAFHEALAGEGEREEVVRA, from the coding sequence ATGGAGATCACGATCACTGACGTACGCAAGCGGTACGGCGACGTCGTCGCCCTCGACGGCCCCTCCTTTACGGTGCCGTCCGGGTCGACGTTCGGCGTCCTCGGGACGAACGGCGCCGGCAAGACCACCCTGTTCGAACTGCTCGTCGGCCACGACGCGCCCGACGAGGGCCGCATCGAGGTCGGCGGCCTCGACGTCGAGCGCGCGGGCCACCGCGTCCGCGAGCGCGTCGGCTTCCTGCCCGAACACGCGGGGTTCCCGGCGGCGATGACCGGCCGCGAGGTGCTGTCGGTCCACGCCCGCATCCGCGGGGTCGCCGGGCACGAGGCGCGGATCGACGAGGTGCTCGACGTCGTCGGCCTGACGGAGGCGGCCGACCGGGCCGTCTCGGGCTACTCGAACGGGATGGGCCGCCGGCTGGGACTGGCCGCGGCGCTGCTGTCGAACCCGCCGGTGCTCGTCCTCGACGAACCGACCGCGGGGCTCGACCCGCGCGGCGTCGCCGCCTTCCACGAGGTCGTCGAGCGCATCGACCGCGAGACCGACGCGACGGTCGTCCTCTCCTCGCACGCGCTCGGGGAGGTCGAGCGCCTCTGTGACGAGGTGGCGATCCTGCAGGACGGGCGCCTGCGGGCGCGGGGGACCGTCGACGACCTCGCCGCGGCCGCCGCCGACCGGGTCACCGTCCGCCTGCGCCCCGCGGGCGACCGCGCGGCGCTGCTCGACGCCGTCCGGGGCGGCGAGCGGCCGGTCGAGGTCGACGCCGGCGAGCGGACGATCGAGGTCGCCTGCGACCGCGAGGACGCGCTCGGCGTCGTCTCCTCGCTCGACGACGACCTCGTCGCCGGCTTCGAGGTCCGCGAGCCGGGGCTGGAAACGGCGTTCCACGAGGCGCTCGCCGGCGAGGGCGAGCGCGAGGAGGTGGTACGCGCGTGA
- a CDS encoding metal-dependent transcriptional regulator, whose protein sequence is MTSRLPDDATTAHATDDGSAVSLSEGRYLCGLLHLTLTGDPPVGTTELAGHLGVSAASVTETIDAFERRGLVTHEPYYGAELTARGERVAREFRWRQCTVRRFFERTSGVRLRDEQAYRIGWSLSLEDVRALREVADQPCRGRCEATSADGCHVSVT, encoded by the coding sequence GTGACGAGTAGGCTCCCGGACGACGCGACGACGGCGCACGCGACCGACGACGGGAGCGCGGTCAGCCTCAGCGAGGGACGGTACCTCTGCGGGCTATTGCACCTGACGCTGACCGGCGACCCGCCGGTCGGCACCACCGAACTCGCCGGCCACCTCGGGGTCAGCGCGGCGAGCGTCACCGAAACGATCGACGCCTTCGAACGGCGCGGGCTGGTGACCCACGAGCCCTACTACGGGGCCGAACTGACGGCGCGTGGCGAACGCGTCGCCCGCGAATTCCGCTGGCGACAGTGTACCGTCCGGCGCTTTTTCGAGCGCACGTCGGGCGTCCGGTTACGCGACGAACAGGCCTATCGGATCGGATGGTCGCTCTCGCTGGAGGACGTGCGAGCGCTCCGTGAGGTCGCCGACCAGCCGTGTCGGGGCCGCTGCGAGGCGACGAGCGCGGACGGCTGTCACGTTTCGGTGACGTGA
- a CDS encoding TIGR00296 family protein has protein sequence MSQRQGVDLSYEDGARAVELAREAVESYVRHGQREHPGSMREAFYERTGAFVRLESTRGRRSLRGCAGGYQSGEQLGHVIVDSAIRAASGDSCGSEISPSELPNLTVSVCTVRNVLLTDDPIADLELGTHGVAIDGRGESGWLYPTVPVEHGWTESEYLDRTCRKAGLEPNAWQDDDVVVTLFEGQVFREREADGSVEQL, from the coding sequence ATGTCCCAGCGACAGGGCGTCGACCTCTCCTACGAGGACGGTGCGCGAGCCGTCGAACTCGCGCGCGAGGCGGTCGAATCCTACGTACGTCACGGACAGCGAGAGCACCCCGGGAGTATGCGCGAGGCGTTCTACGAGCGCACGGGCGCGTTCGTTCGCCTCGAGTCCACGCGCGGCCGGCGCAGCCTCCGCGGCTGTGCCGGCGGCTACCAGTCCGGCGAACAGCTCGGCCACGTCATCGTCGACTCGGCCATCCGGGCCGCCAGCGGCGATTCCTGTGGCTCCGAGATCAGCCCCTCTGAGCTGCCGAATCTCACCGTCTCGGTCTGCACCGTCAGGAACGTGTTGCTGACCGACGACCCGATCGCGGACCTCGAACTCGGCACCCACGGCGTCGCGATCGACGGCCGCGGCGAGAGCGGCTGGCTCTACCCGACGGTCCCCGTCGAGCACGGCTGGACCGAGAGCGAGTACCTCGATCGCACCTGCCGGAAGGCCGGCCTCGAGCCGAACGCCTGGCAGGACGACGACGTCGTCGTCACGCTCTTCGAGGGCCAGGTCTTCCGCGAGCGCGAGGCCGACGGCTCCGTCGAACAGCTGTAA
- a CDS encoding Hvo_1808 family surface protein, whose protein sequence is MRRALLLALLVVMSSLAVPLAAGAGTAGVDADPAPSQDDRESNPTTEDTIGYVEGYWYDDELPVDDREGGTVEDEELEAVIYRSMARVEVIRERTFEEPVPVEVITRAEFENETGELFVDVDDGDRLVENVRYEALFAVDRETDVVDEFETLYGGAVAGYYEPAEDRIVIVSDTPDEPELDEVTLGHELQHALQDQRFGLDEFDEATVDDYTAVRGLVEGEATLIDVEYERRCGTEWECVEPSGDGGAPPGDLNYGLFFGVFHPYSDGPIYVDALREEGGWEAVDAAFDDPPASSAEVIRPGEERDPAAIDLEDRSNDRWEPLETAEGADAERFGEATMAAMFMGAAVESGDGPVARSDVFDSESELSVYNYDHAVTDGWAGDELVAYGTGAGTESETGFVWRSEWESTADAEEFAEGYLALIEANGGDPVEDRRNTYVIDDEFPGAYALDVDGETVTIVRAPSVEELSGIYAGAAPEGADTIDAEPAADGSGDGDANATDSESGDRLAGFGAALAALSILAMAFATSRRE, encoded by the coding sequence ATGAGACGCGCACTCCTCTTGGCCCTCCTCGTCGTGATGTCGTCGCTGGCCGTCCCGCTCGCCGCGGGCGCCGGCACGGCCGGCGTCGACGCCGACCCGGCGCCGTCGCAGGACGACCGCGAGTCGAACCCGACGACCGAGGACACGATCGGCTACGTCGAAGGCTACTGGTACGACGACGAACTGCCCGTCGACGACCGCGAGGGCGGCACCGTCGAGGACGAGGAACTCGAGGCGGTGATCTACCGGTCGATGGCCCGCGTGGAGGTGATCCGCGAGCGGACGTTCGAGGAACCGGTCCCCGTCGAGGTCATCACGCGCGCGGAGTTCGAGAACGAGACCGGCGAACTGTTCGTCGACGTCGATGACGGCGACCGCCTCGTCGAGAACGTCCGCTACGAGGCGCTGTTCGCGGTCGACCGCGAGACCGACGTCGTCGACGAGTTCGAGACGCTGTACGGCGGCGCCGTCGCCGGCTACTACGAACCGGCCGAGGACCGGATCGTGATCGTCTCCGACACCCCCGACGAGCCCGAACTCGACGAGGTCACCCTCGGCCACGAACTCCAGCACGCCCTCCAGGACCAGCGGTTCGGCCTCGACGAGTTCGACGAGGCGACCGTCGACGACTACACCGCGGTACGGGGGCTCGTCGAGGGCGAGGCCACCCTGATCGACGTCGAGTACGAGCGCCGCTGTGGGACCGAGTGGGAGTGTGTCGAACCGAGCGGCGACGGCGGGGCGCCGCCCGGCGACCTCAACTACGGGCTGTTCTTCGGCGTCTTCCACCCCTACAGCGACGGGCCAATCTACGTCGACGCGCTGCGCGAGGAGGGCGGCTGGGAGGCCGTCGACGCCGCCTTCGACGACCCGCCGGCCAGCAGCGCCGAGGTGATTCGGCCCGGCGAGGAGCGCGACCCGGCCGCGATCGACCTCGAGGACCGCTCGAACGACCGGTGGGAGCCCCTCGAAACGGCGGAGGGCGCCGACGCCGAGCGCTTCGGCGAGGCGACGATGGCTGCGATGTTCATGGGCGCGGCCGTCGAGAGCGGCGACGGGCCGGTCGCCCGCTCGGACGTCTTCGACAGCGAGAGCGAGTTGAGCGTCTACAACTACGACCACGCGGTGACCGACGGCTGGGCCGGCGACGAACTCGTCGCGTACGGGACCGGCGCCGGGACCGAATCGGAGACGGGCTTCGTCTGGCGCTCCGAGTGGGAATCGACGGCCGACGCCGAGGAGTTCGCCGAGGGCTACCTCGCGCTGATCGAGGCAAACGGCGGCGACCCCGTCGAGGACCGCCGGAACACCTACGTGATCGACGACGAGTTCCCCGGCGCGTACGCCCTCGACGTCGACGGCGAGACGGTGACGATCGTCCGCGCGCCGTCGGTCGAGGAGCTATCGGGGATCTACGCGGGCGCCGCGCCCGAGGGCGCGGACACCATCGACGCCGAACCCGCCGCCGACGGGAGCGGGGACGGCGACGCGAACGCTACCGACAGCGAATCCGGCGACCGCCTCGCCGGCTTCGGCGCGGCGCTCGCGGCGCTCTCGATCCTCGCGATGGCGTTCGCGACGAGCCGCAGGGAGTGA